A region of the Microbulbifer pacificus genome:
CGTTTGCGGCGGCCGCGAGTCCGCTCAGCCAGTTGGGTCAGAAAAAGCTCGAGGTGCTGGAGAATACTGTCAGTATCAACGAGGTTGATCAGCTAACTGCCGCAGTGGAGGCCATTCGTGCCGCACGCTGTATCCAGATTTCGGCCTGTCCAGGGTCGGTATCTGTTGCGCGTTACCTGACGCATCAGTTGCTGGAACTCGGTTGCTGGGCGGTTTTCGATGAAGGCGGCAACCTCCAGCATCGTATAAGCAATTCCCTCCGGGACGATGACCTGCTGTGCATCCTGTGTGACTTTGGCGGCGAGGAGTCGCTTGTGGACGTGGCTAACCGGGCCCGTGAGCATGGGGTCAAAGTGCTGAGCCTTACTCGCTACAACTACAACGCTGCCAGCATTCACTCGGATATTCGCCTGTATGTCGTGCCATCGGATGACGATGAGGATCTGCAAAGATTGCTGTTTCGCTCTGCGCAGCTGCATGTTATTGAGGGGCTAATCAGCGGTTTGTTGAGCAAAAAAAGTTAACGACAGGCTGGTCGTTAACCAGATTTCTTGATGAAGAAGTTGCAAATATAAAGCCGCTGGCCCGGGTCAGCGGCTTTTTTGCTTGTGCGGTATCAACGCTGTGCGCTTTGCTGCGGTTCCACCAGTTTCCAGGCCAAGTTGTAGTCCCACTGATCGAAATACAGGTTGCCGCCACGCCACTCGACTTCGCCTCGCTGGTTGTCCACTGTTTCTGAGCGGAAATGGTGTTTTGCGGGCAGCAGGGGGCGGCTGTAGTCGCTGTTGAAAATCAGGCGATAGCTATCGATGCCGCCCAGGTAGAACCAGCGCTCTGCCTCGCTATCGCTTTCAAGTAAACCGTGGGTGACATCCATCGGCATCCAGCCGTAGGGGGCGAGATAGAGCTCTCCCCAGTCGTGCATGGTGTCAAATCCCTGAGGTGCAAACTCCCATCCCGACTGCCAGCGCGCGGGGATGCCATTCATGCGCAGCAGTGTGATCAACAGCAGCGTCTGTTGTCCGCAGTCCGCATGGCCCGCCTCGGCGGCATACTGGCTGATGTTGCGAATGGTGGAATATTCCCGTGCGCCCGCCCAGGGAATCTGGTCCACGTGCGCAAACAGCTTCTGCGCGATACGGTAGGGGTTGGTTTCGTCGCCGACGATTTGCTGGGAGAGGGCCTGTAATTTTGGTGTGAACTGGACGTGCGGCGCGCGTTCGCCGAGGAATTCCTCAAAACTTGCACTGTTCGCTGGCTGTACCCTGTCTGCGTCAATTGCCGTGTAGCGAGACAGGCTGTCGAACGCGTAGCGAATGCGGAATTCTGTAGGGTGTCCCTTTGCGGCGGTTTTTTCCAGATATATGGTACGTTGTGACTGGGTTGCCGGCGCCAGCTGATGTGTCTCGGGTACACTGCTGATCAGGGAGACATTTTCCTGAAGACCCGGTAATTGTTGTGGGAATGGCAGCCAGGCACGTACGGTTTCTCCGGCTGGAACTGCATCGGCGTTTACGGTCAGCGAATACTCCACTTCAATGCGCTGCCGTTGGGACGACTTTGCTGCGATGATTTCACGGTGATGTGAATGCAGCTGGTACAGTGGTGCTTTTTCGGTAAAGCGTTTGTAGTCAGCAGTGCGTGCCGCAGCTGCGTCGGAAATGTGTACCAGGTTGTAGGCGGCCTTGCGGAAATAACGGCGCTCGCCATCAATGATCATGTATTCCAGCAGGCCGGCGCTGTCCCATGCCCGAATATCGGTTCCCGTGGCATCGGGAATATAGCGGCGTATGGATTCCAGCAGGTCTTCCGGCTTGATGGTAAATTCCATCTCTATGCGTCGCATACGCTCGGCCTCGAAGGCGAGCGCTTCACTCAGGGATGCATCTGCATTGGCCGAGGCTGCGGTGAGATCGTCCATGGTTGTGTTGCCTTCCATTGATCCGGTTTTCGCGGTCAGTGCCTGGATCTCGCTCTTGGCAAGCTGGTAGTGCCCGTGGTCAATTTTTTGCCGGATTTGATGTAAGTCTGCACTGAATGCCTGCGATGCCAGTGCGCAGGCGGTCGAAGCAAGCAGCGCTTTGAGGTTGAAGTAGGATTTTTTCACGGCAACTCCGCAGTGGCGTGTGTGATTCCGGTGAAACTTCGGAATAATTTATTATTTACTTAAAAAACCACGATTGATAAATTATTCTGATGTTTCCGTTGCGTCAAGCCCGTACTGGATGCTTGCCTTGTTCTTTCAATAACACCGGAGGTCACAACCTCATGCGTCCCATATTGACCATATTGTGTTCCGCAGCCGCGGTGTTGCTATCAGCCTGCGATCGGCCAGCTCCTGATAGCGCTCTGGATGGCGAGAGTGCGGCAAACTTTGTCGAGCGGGTTCTGCAGGAGGAGCGTGTGCCCGGAGCCGCGGTGGGTATCTGGCACCATGGTGAGCCGGTATTGTTGCGGGGGTTTGGTGTAACCAATGTGGACAATCCGCATCCAGTAGACGGAGAGACGCTGTTCAAGCTGGCATCTACCAGCAAAGCCTTCACTACCGCTGCGCTCGGCTTACTGGTGGAAGAGGGCAAGCTGGACTGGGACGGGCGCGTGGTGGACTACCTTCCGGATTTCCGGCTTGCCGATCCGTGGGTGACCCGTGAATTTCGCGTGGTCGATCTCCTTACCCATCGCTCCGGTCTCGGTCCGGGTGCGGGCGATCTGATGTTGTGGCCACAGCCCAACCAGTATTCCCGTAAAGATGTGCTGGCCGGCCTCGCGCATCTGCCGATCACCGGTAGCTTTCGTGCGGATTACGCCTACGACAATCTCCTCTATATTGTCGCCGGCGAGTTGGTGGCGGAGATCTCTGGCCTGAGTTACGAGGAATTCGTGCAGCAGCGCCTGTTGGCGAGAATGGGACTGGATCACTGCTACGCTGGCCCGGTACCTGCGGAGGCCCGCGACAATCTCGCGGATCCGCATCGCCTTGAAGATGAAGGGGATGGGCAGGCAAAACTGGTAGTGGATACCCCTAATCTCGCGGGCTTCGAGCCCATTGTGTTGGCCGCGGCCGGCGGCATGCACTGCAGTGCCGGCGATATGCTTACCTGGCTGCGCACCCTGCTGGACGGTGGGCAAATTCCCGGAGGGGAGCGCCTGCTCAGTACCGAGACCCGCGACCGCCTGTGGCGCCCGGAAACCCTGATGCCTTTTTCCCCCGAGCGTGCCGAGCGAGATGGTGGACATTTCTATGCCTATGCCCTCGGTTGGCGGGTGCAGGATATGCATGGCAAAAAGGTCATACACCACACCGGTTCCCTGTCTGGTATGTACGCGTGGGCGGCAGTGGTACCGGAAGAGGATCTGGCACTGGTGGTGCTGATGAACCGGAGTGCCGGCGCAGCACGTCAGGCACTGATTTATGGGTTGTTGAAACCCTATCTGGGTGCGCCCGAGCGTGACTGGCTGGCCTATTTTCAGGACCTTTACGGCGCGCCGGCAGTGGCCGTGGAGCCGGAAGCGCTGGCAGCGCCGGCTGGATTTACTGCCGTTACCGAAAGTGAACTTACTGGTCGCTATCGCGACCCCTGGTTCGGCGATATGGAGATTGCCCGGGAGGATGCGCAGTTGCGCTGGCGCGCGCTGAAATCTCCACGTCTCAGCGGAACGCTTACCCCTTCGGGCGACGGTGTCTGGGCGTTGTACTGGGATGATCGCAGCCTCGATGCTGATGCCTGGATGACGGCGGATCGCAGTGAAACCGGCAACCTTCTGCTGACCATGCAGCCCAAGTCGCGGGGGATCGATTTCAGCTACGACTTCCACGATCTGCGGTTTGAAAAAATATTGCCACAAAATCAGGTGGACGATTCCCAGGCCGCTACCGCTGTCTCCGCGGTAGGGCACTGAATCGGAACCGCACCATAAAATCACCATCGAATAATAAAGAGAGCATCCCATGCAAAGGCGCAGACTGATCAAGTCTCTAATGGCTGCACCGCTAATGGCCGCGGCAGGAACCAGTGCACTTGGTGCGAGTGCGGAGGCTGCAGAGGAAGCGGGTTTCAGTGCAGATAATTCCGGCAAGGACCTGTTGCGGCCCAGGCGCCTGCAAAAAGGTATGACTGTTGGTCTGGTGACCCCCGCAAGCAATGCGTGGGAGGACGAGGACATCCGCTTTGCCAGCGATGTAGTGCGCTCCCTTGGCTTTAAGGTGAAAGAGGGGGAAAACCTCTACCGCAGAAGCCAGTATCTGGCTGGTCCGGATGCCGCGCGTGCCCAGGATTTCAACGCGATGTTTGCCGACGCTGAAGTGGACGCCGTGTTCTGTCTGCGCGGTGGCTACGGTACGCCGCGCATCCTGCCAATGCTGGATTACGCCGGAATACGTCGCAATCCGAAGGTGTTGCTTGGATACAGTGATATCACCGCACTGTTGAATGCGATCTACCACCGCAGCGGCGTGGTCACATTCCACGGCCCGATCGCCGCGCAAAATTTCACGGATTACACCTACAGCGAGTACCAGAAGGTACTCGCACACGGGGAGCGACCAGTGCCGCTGGGTGCGCCACCGCCCTTCGAGGATGCCGCCCCGGGGCGGGTCGAAAAAGAAAACCGTATTACGCGCTTTGCTGGTGGTCGCGCGCGCGGACGCCTTATCGGCGGCAACCTTACGTTGATGGCCAGTCTTCTCGGTACCCCATACTGCCCGGATTACCGCGGCAAAATTCTGTTTCTGGAGGATGTGGGGGAGGCGCCCTATCGGGTGGATCGGATGCTCACCCAGATGTGGCTGGCCGGCAAACTGCAGCAGGTGGCAGGAATTGCGTTCGGCAAGTTCACCGAGGCGGATTCCGATGGCAATACGTTCAGCATGGAGCACGTGCTGCGCGAACGCTGTGCCGATCTGGGCGTGCCGGTCGTGCGGGGGCTGATGTTTGGTCACGTAAAAGACCAGACAGTAGTGCCGGTGGGTGCGATGGCAGAGCTCGATGGCGATGCCGGCACTCTGGTGTTACGGGACCAGGTGGTGGTATAAGCTCACTCAGGTAGATTTTCGAAGATGGGCGCCCGCAGTGCAGACTCCGGGCGCCATTGCATCCTCAGGCCTGCTATCTCTGGTATCAGGTCACCCAGAAAGATATAACCAAAAAAAGAATGACCGTCTCATGACCGAACTTTCCTGGCTCACACTTCTTCCCCCCTTTGTCGCTATCGGACTCGCGCTTCTCACCAGGCAGGTTTACCTGGCACTGTTTGCCGGAATCTGGCTGGGCTTTTTTCTGCTCAATGGCTCCGGCTTTTTTCCATCACTGGCAGAAGCGCTGGATGGGGTACTGGCTATTCTGGCGAATGCCGGTGATGCCAAGGTGGTGATGTTCACTCTGGTGATCGGGGCATTTATCGTCACCCTGGAGCGGAGTGGCGCAGTGAGCGGCTTTGTGCACTTTCTCGAGCGAATCCGCTGGGTGACCAACGGTGTTCGCGCGCAATGGATGGCGTGGCTGGTGGGGATCGTGATTTTTATCGAATCCAACATCACTGTGCTGGTGGCCGGTACGGTGTCGCGCCCGCTGTTTGATCGCTATCGTATCGCGCGGGAAAAGCTCGCCTATATCATCGATTCCACTTCTGCACCGGTTTGCATGTTGATTCCCCTCAATGCCTGGGGTGCGTTTAACCTCGGCCTGCTGGACGGCCTGGGTGTGGACGATCCGCTCAAGGTCCTGCTGGCCAGTATTCCCCTCAACCTCTATGCAATCACTGCGGTGGCGCTCACTGCCTACACCATTGCCCGCAACTACAACCCTGGGCCTATGGCGGCAGCAGAAGCGCGCACCAGTAGCGGTGACGTCGACGGGCTCAGTACTACTGACAGCAGCAAAGAAAACGTTTTTGGAGAAAAAAGCCATATCAAGCCCCGCGCCCTGAATATGTTCCTTCCGGTGCTGGTACTGATTCTGGCGATGCCGCTGTTCCTGTGGATTACCGGTGACGGAAAGATATTCGAGGGCTCGGGTTCGACTTCGGTACTGTGGGCATCCCTCACCGCACTGGCTACGGTGTCCGTACTGGTATTGATACAGCGCGGTATGACCCTCGATGAGCTTAGCCACACCTGGATGGAAGGCGCGGGGCGTATGTTGCCGCTGGCGATCATTCTGGTGCTGGCACTGGCCCTGGGCGCCGTGTCCAAGGCGTTGGGTACCGGCCAGTACGTGGCGGGACTGGTGGGGGATTCCATCCCGGTTGGACTGCTGCCGGTGGTGATTTTCCTAGTGTCCGGTGTGATCGCGTTTTCTGTCGGTTCCAGCTGGGGCACTTTTTCGATCATGCTTCCCATCGCCATTCCGGTGGCGGGAGCGCTGGGTGCTGATCCCGTGCTGTTCGTGGCTGCGGTGCTTTCCGGGGGGATTTTCGGGGACCACAGTTCACCGATTTCCGATACCACCATTGTGTCGTCACTGGCAGCGGGCACGGAGCATATCGAGCATGTGCGCACCCAGTTGCCGTATGCCCTGCAGGCAGGTGCAATCAGTGCGCTGGGCTTTGTGGCCCTCGGTTACCTGATGTTGTGATAGAGAGGTAAAAATGAATAAGAATAATTGCCGAGTATTATTGGTCACTTCCGACCCCGATTTTGGTCAGCGCTGGGTGGCGGAACTTCAGCCCCTGGCAGACAACGATGCCGAAGCCCCCGTGGCACTGGATTTCAAGCACACACACGCCGATGGGTTGATT
Encoded here:
- a CDS encoding MurR/RpiR family transcriptional regulator; translated protein: MTCLLKMRAMRDQLSVNERKLADFILENTQLLRDYSSSQLADAVGVSQSSVVKFSQKLGYRGYPSLKLAVYESYAGAGIGGGDEPARAFAAAASPLSQLGQKKLEVLENTVSINEVDQLTAAVEAIRAARCIQISACPGSVSVARYLTHQLLELGCWAVFDEGGNLQHRISNSLRDDDLLCILCDFGGEESLVDVANRAREHGVKVLSLTRYNYNAASIHSDIRLYVVPSDDDEDLQRLLFRSAQLHVIEGLISGLLSKKS
- a CDS encoding transglutaminase-like domain-containing protein — protein: MKKSYFNLKALLASTACALASQAFSADLHQIRQKIDHGHYQLAKSEIQALTAKTGSMEGNTTMDDLTAASANADASLSEALAFEAERMRRIEMEFTIKPEDLLESIRRYIPDATGTDIRAWDSAGLLEYMIIDGERRYFRKAAYNLVHISDAAAARTADYKRFTEKAPLYQLHSHHREIIAAKSSQRQRIEVEYSLTVNADAVPAGETVRAWLPFPQQLPGLQENVSLISSVPETHQLAPATQSQRTIYLEKTAAKGHPTEFRIRYAFDSLSRYTAIDADRVQPANSASFEEFLGERAPHVQFTPKLQALSQQIVGDETNPYRIAQKLFAHVDQIPWAGAREYSTIRNISQYAAEAGHADCGQQTLLLITLLRMNGIPARWQSGWEFAPQGFDTMHDWGELYLAPYGWMPMDVTHGLLESDSEAERWFYLGGIDSYRLIFNSDYSRPLLPAKHHFRSETVDNQRGEVEWRGGNLYFDQWDYNLAWKLVEPQQSAQR
- a CDS encoding serine hydrolase, coding for MRPILTILCSAAAVLLSACDRPAPDSALDGESAANFVERVLQEERVPGAAVGIWHHGEPVLLRGFGVTNVDNPHPVDGETLFKLASTSKAFTTAALGLLVEEGKLDWDGRVVDYLPDFRLADPWVTREFRVVDLLTHRSGLGPGAGDLMLWPQPNQYSRKDVLAGLAHLPITGSFRADYAYDNLLYIVAGELVAEISGLSYEEFVQQRLLARMGLDHCYAGPVPAEARDNLADPHRLEDEGDGQAKLVVDTPNLAGFEPIVLAAAGGMHCSAGDMLTWLRTLLDGGQIPGGERLLSTETRDRLWRPETLMPFSPERAERDGGHFYAYALGWRVQDMHGKKVIHHTGSLSGMYAWAAVVPEEDLALVVLMNRSAGAARQALIYGLLKPYLGAPERDWLAYFQDLYGAPAVAVEPEALAAPAGFTAVTESELTGRYRDPWFGDMEIAREDAQLRWRALKSPRLSGTLTPSGDGVWALYWDDRSLDADAWMTADRSETGNLLLTMQPKSRGIDFSYDFHDLRFEKILPQNQVDDSQAATAVSAVGH
- a CDS encoding S66 peptidase family protein; its protein translation is MQRRRLIKSLMAAPLMAAAGTSALGASAEAAEEAGFSADNSGKDLLRPRRLQKGMTVGLVTPASNAWEDEDIRFASDVVRSLGFKVKEGENLYRRSQYLAGPDAARAQDFNAMFADAEVDAVFCLRGGYGTPRILPMLDYAGIRRNPKVLLGYSDITALLNAIYHRSGVVTFHGPIAAQNFTDYTYSEYQKVLAHGERPVPLGAPPPFEDAAPGRVEKENRITRFAGGRARGRLIGGNLTLMASLLGTPYCPDYRGKILFLEDVGEAPYRVDRMLTQMWLAGKLQQVAGIAFGKFTEADSDGNTFSMEHVLRERCADLGVPVVRGLMFGHVKDQTVVPVGAMAELDGDAGTLVLRDQVVV
- a CDS encoding Na+/H+ antiporter NhaC family protein, with protein sequence MTELSWLTLLPPFVAIGLALLTRQVYLALFAGIWLGFFLLNGSGFFPSLAEALDGVLAILANAGDAKVVMFTLVIGAFIVTLERSGAVSGFVHFLERIRWVTNGVRAQWMAWLVGIVIFIESNITVLVAGTVSRPLFDRYRIAREKLAYIIDSTSAPVCMLIPLNAWGAFNLGLLDGLGVDDPLKVLLASIPLNLYAITAVALTAYTIARNYNPGPMAAAEARTSSGDVDGLSTTDSSKENVFGEKSHIKPRALNMFLPVLVLILAMPLFLWITGDGKIFEGSGSTSVLWASLTALATVSVLVLIQRGMTLDELSHTWMEGAGRMLPLAIILVLALALGAVSKALGTGQYVAGLVGDSIPVGLLPVVIFLVSGVIAFSVGSSWGTFSIMLPIAIPVAGALGADPVLFVAAVLSGGIFGDHSSPISDTTIVSSLAAGTEHIEHVRTQLPYALQAGAISALGFVALGYLML